Within the Paracoccus everestensis genome, the region GATCAGCGTCATTACGATCATCAGGATCCCTAGCCCGATCAGCGACCGGTCCAGCAGCAGGCCGGCGCGTTTCGACAGGAACACGCCGATGGCCAGCAGGGCGGAAATCGCGCCGCCGATCTTGGGGTCCAGGCCGAACATGGCGTTCATCCCCAGGCCCGCGCCCGCGATGTTGCCCACGTTGAAGGCCAGGCCGCCGACCATTACCAGCACCGCCAGCAGATAGCCCGAACCGGGGATGGCGGCATTGGCGGTTTCCGACGCATTCCTGCGGGTCAGGGCGGTGATGCGCCAGATGTTCAGCTGCACCACGAAGTCGATCAGGATCGAGGCCAGGATCGCAAAGGCGAAGGCCGCCCCCAGCTTGGCGGTGAAGGTCGCGGTCTGCGTGATGAAGCCCGGCCCGATGGCCGATGTCGCCATCAGGAAGATCGCCGCCAGCAACCCGCCCCGCAGGGTGGCATTGGCGGCCGAGGGAACGGCTGTTGCACTCATCAGTCATGCTCCTGCTGCAAGCAATGGTCGGTGTCGGAATGAAGAAAAGGTGAATGCAGTGTGACAAGCTGTCAACGATTAATTGACATTTTGCAGGTGATTGTTGAACAAAAAGCCATTGCAAAAGGTTGGAAATGCCTGATCGCTCGGCAGAAGTCCTGGATGTTGTTCTTTCAAAGACATGGGAAATACCGCGATCGGTTCCTGTCCGGCTTGCCTGTCACGTCCTGCCCGGCCATCCTGCGGCAATGAACAGGGACAGACAATGATCACGGACCCGCTGGGCCTGGCCGAGGAAACGGCATCGCGTTTGCGAAACGACATCACCGGGGGCGCCTTGCCGCCGGGCCAGCGGCTGTCGGAAACCCGGCTGGCCGCCGATCTGGGCGTGTCCCGCAACACCTTGCGCGAGGTTTTCCGCCTGCTGACGCGCGAAGGTTTGTTGCGCCATGAACCCAACCGGGGCGTCTTCGTGGCCGTGCCGTCCATGGCAAGCATTGTCGATATCTATCGCGTCCGCCGCCTGATCGAGGTGCCTGCCCTGGCCCATGCCTGGCCCCGGCACGAGGCGGTGGCACAGATGCACAGTGCCGTCGAAAAGGCCCGCGCCGCGCGCGAGGCGCAGGATTGGCGCGCTGTGGGCAGCGCGAACATGGAATTCCATGCCGCCATCGTGGCCCTGACCGACAGCGCCCGCCTGCAAGGCTTTTTTGCCCGGATCATCGCCGAAATGCGGTTGGCCTTTGGCCTGCTGGACAGCCCCGAACGGCTGCACGAACCCTATATCGACCGGAATCGCCAGATCCTGGACCTGCTGATGCAGGGTGAACAGGCACAGGCTGCGGCAATGCTGGCGGCTTATCTGGACGAATCGGAACGCGTGGTCCTAGCAGCCTTTGCGCGGTTGGGCTGAGGGCGTCAGCCTGCGCTTGCCAGCAATGGCTGATCATCCCCCTGCGACGGCGCGGCGGGATCGGGCAGGCGGAAACGCACCATCTGCCGTCCGGCACCCAGCTTCGTCACCGTCCAGCCCAGCAGCTGACCCTGCGGGCCGGCCATCAGGCCGCTGTCGCGCAGGCCGGATTCGGGCTGGGTCAGCCGGGCGCCAAGTGCCTCGACCCCCGGACCGGGTTCCCCCTGGGGCTGCCAGCAGGAAACCGCATTGGACAAGTTGCTGGAACCGTCGGGCCACAAGTCGCGATAAGCCCGGTTGCACATGACCACCTGCCCCTCGGGACCAAAGACCGCCACGGCGTCACCTAGGTTGTCCAGGATGGCATGGCCCAGGGTCAGTTCGGCCCGGAACTTGCGGGTCAGGCTCATCTCGGAGGTGATATCCTCGAACAGGAAGGCCACCGCGCCGTCGGGATGCGGCCTGCCCGTCACGCGATAGGTCTGGCCGCCCGGCAGGGACCATTCCTCGACATGATGGCCGGTGGCGGCCGAGCTTTCCAGATTGCTCATCCGCTGGCGCCAGCTTCGGAAATCCTTGGGTTCGGGCACCATCCGCAATTCGCGCAGCTTGTCCAGCAGGTCGAACAATGTGGGCCGCGCGGTCAGGAAGCCCGTGGGCAGGTTGGTCAGGTCGATCAGCGCCGGGTTGAACAATTGCAGATGCCGCTGCCGGTCAAAGATCGCCAGGCCGATGGGCAGGTCGGCGAATGTCTTGGTCAGGGTCTGGACGAATTCGCGCAAGGATCGCTCAGCGCGCACCGCGGCATCGGCGGGCAGGGCGAACATCATCGTCTGATCGCCCACCTGGTGGCTGTGGCAGTCGTACCAGGACACCGCGCCGTTCTGGTTCAGCGATGCCCGCCGGGTCCGCGTGCCGGCGCCGGGAACCGGGCGCGGCGAATCCAGCAGGCGCGGCAGGGGCCAGCCGATGGGTTCGTCCGACTGCCCCTCGGCCCGGCGCAGATAGGCGGCATTGGCCCAGGTCACCCGTTCCTCTGCGTCTTGGCGCCAGACCAGCATGGGCGTCTGGTCCAGGGACCGGCGCAGCAGGTCCAGTTCCTCCTCCATCGCCTGCTGGGACATGGAATCGACGATGATGCCCGCATATTCGGCCTGGGGATCGGTGATGGTGATGCGCAGCAGGCCCGGATCTATCTGTTCCACCAGCAGGCGCAGGGTCGCGCTGCCGGTGCCGGACTGGCCAAGGCATTCGAACCGCCCCGCCCGGTCGATCCGCCCCAGCCCGTCGATGGCCTCGGGAAAGCGGGGGCCGATCCATTGCAACAGGCGCGTCCATTCGCCCTCGGGCGCGGAAATGCGGTCCAGCAGCGCGCGCGCGGGCGGCGTCGCATCGACCAGCTGCTGATCGCGGAACAACAGCACCATCGGCTTCAGGCTGCTGTCCAGGCCCTGCGGCAGGCGCGGTCCGCGCCGCCCCGGGCCACGGTCCCACCACCGCAAGGTAGCGATCGCCAGCAGGACCGAGACGGTGCCCGTCAGGACCGCCAGCAAGACCAGCCCGATACCGTGCAGGGACATCCACAGCTCCTTCGCGTTTGGACAACCATAAAGCGAACGGGCTTAACGAACAGTTAAAACGTCACGGCACCCATGCGGGATTGTCGCCCAAGGGGGCGCGCGCGTCGGCGGCGATCCGGTCCAGCGGCCAGCGGACGGTGACGACCGCGCCCGGCCCGCCGTTGTTGAAATCCAGCCGCGCGCCCGACCGTTCCAGCAGGGTCTTGGCGATGAACAGGCCCAAACCCATGCCATCATAGCCTTCGCGCTGCGCCCCGCCCCGCTTGCTGGTCAGATAAGGATCGCCGATCCGCGCCAGCAGGGTGGGCGGATAGCCGGGACCGTCGTCACGGATCGTCACCGCCAGCCAGCCGTTGCCGGTTTGGGATTCGATCACGACCCGATGGGCCGCGAAATCGACTGCGTTCTGGATCAGGTTGCGCAATGCGTGGATGATTGCCGGGTCGCGCCGGATTTCCGGCCCCTCGGCGCGGATTTCCACCGCCGGGCCGCGTCCCGCATGGGGTTCGGCGGCATCCTCCAGCACGGTGCGCAGGGGGGCTGCGCGCAGGTGCAGGTCGTCCTTGCCTGCTCGGCCCATGCTGCGCAGGATTTCCCCGCAATGCACCGCCGAATCGCGCAGCGCGTTGGCATCGGCCTGCAATTCGGGGCGGTCGTCCAGCTCGTCCGCAAGCTCGGCCGCGATCAGCTTGATGGTGGCCAGCGGCGTGCCCATTTCATGCGCGGCCGCCGCGACGACGCCGCCCAGGTGTTGCAGGCGCTGTTCGCGCGCCAAGGCCATCTGCGTCGCGAACAGGGCGTTCGAGGTCGCCTGCAATTCCGCCGTGACCCGGTGGGCGTATCCCGCAAAGAACACCACCCCGATCACCAGTGCCGCCCAGTGCCCCAACGCCAGGATCGGCGCCAGCACCAGTTCGCGCCCCGTGCTGTCCAGCAAGGGCAGCCCGAACAGGGACGCTAGTGAAATCAGGATCACCGTTGCCGTGCCCAGCATGACCGTCTGGCGCGAGTCCAGCGATGTCGCGGCCACCGTCACCGGCGCCAGGACCAGCAGGGCAAAGGGATTGGCCAGACCCCCGGTCAGCGCCATCAGCGCGGAAATCTGGATCACGTCGAATGTCAGATGCACCACCGCCAACCGGGCCGAGGTGCGGCGCGGCGGCGACAGCCCCTGCCACAGGTTCATGGCGATGGCGGCGGCAATCAGCGCCAGGACCGGCAGGATCGCGAAACCGATGCCCATCAGATACGCGACCACCACCGCCGCCATCTGC harbors:
- a CDS encoding GntR family transcriptional regulator, with the translated sequence MITDPLGLAEETASRLRNDITGGALPPGQRLSETRLAADLGVSRNTLREVFRLLTREGLLRHEPNRGVFVAVPSMASIVDIYRVRRLIEVPALAHAWPRHEAVAQMHSAVEKARAAREAQDWRAVGSANMEFHAAIVALTDSARLQGFFARIIAEMRLAFGLLDSPERLHEPYIDRNRQILDLLMQGEQAQAAAMLAAYLDESERVVLAAFARLG
- a CDS encoding PAS-domain containing protein; translated protein: MSLHGIGLVLLAVLTGTVSVLLAIATLRWWDRGPGRRGPRLPQGLDSSLKPMVLLFRDQQLVDATPPARALLDRISAPEGEWTRLLQWIGPRFPEAIDGLGRIDRAGRFECLGQSGTGSATLRLLVEQIDPGLLRITITDPQAEYAGIIVDSMSQQAMEEELDLLRRSLDQTPMLVWRQDAEERVTWANAAYLRRAEGQSDEPIGWPLPRLLDSPRPVPGAGTRTRRASLNQNGAVSWYDCHSHQVGDQTMMFALPADAAVRAERSLREFVQTLTKTFADLPIGLAIFDRQRHLQLFNPALIDLTNLPTGFLTARPTLFDLLDKLRELRMVPEPKDFRSWRQRMSNLESSAATGHHVEEWSLPGGQTYRVTGRPHPDGAVAFLFEDITSEMSLTRKFRAELTLGHAILDNLGDAVAVFGPEGQVVMCNRAYRDLWPDGSSNLSNAVSCWQPQGEPGPGVEALGARLTQPESGLRDSGLMAGPQGQLLGWTVTKLGAGRQMVRFRLPDPAAPSQGDDQPLLASAG
- a CDS encoding ActS/PrrB/RegB family redox-sensitive histidine kinase, with product MPDPIFPPSGPVSQAEPIRMRTLVLLRWFAIAGQMAAVVVAYLMGIGFAILPVLALIAAAIAMNLWQGLSPPRRTSARLAVVHLTFDVIQISALMALTGGLANPFALLVLAPVTVAATSLDSRQTVMLGTATVILISLASLFGLPLLDSTGRELVLAPILALGHWAALVIGVVFFAGYAHRVTAELQATSNALFATQMALAREQRLQHLGGVVAAAAHEMGTPLATIKLIAAELADELDDRPELQADANALRDSAVHCGEILRSMGRAGKDDLHLRAAPLRTVLEDAAEPHAGRGPAVEIRAEGPEIRRDPAIIHALRNLIQNAVDFAAHRVVIESQTGNGWLAVTIRDDGPGYPPTLLARIGDPYLTSKRGGAQREGYDGMGLGLFIAKTLLERSGARLDFNNGGPGAVVTVRWPLDRIAADARAPLGDNPAWVP